In Terriglobus sp. TAA 43, a single window of DNA contains:
- a CDS encoding Gfo/Idh/MocA family protein, producing MSLNRRSFLRNAGLAAAGTQIPLLRTFAQERRLGPNDQIHVALIGAGGRGQSITKSALTLPNVKLLAVADCYDGRLAHSKEMWGNDLQTTKDYNEILKRSDIDAVIIGTPDHWHRKVAIDAMAAGKDVYCEKPMIHEYADGPLMIDAAKKYNRVIQIGSQRVSSMIYIKAKELLAAGAIGKLNLVQGHWDRNSAQGAWEYTVPLDANEQTCDWPRFQGAAPKHAWDPERFFQWRKYKDYGTGVAGDLFVHLFSGTHFITGTNGPSRAYATGGLRYWKDGRDVPDVLLGLYDYGDWNLELRVNFVDGGEESEGFTFVGTEGSMEITSRGVIVNKVPREKGPGMSIGSFTNEMQARLKADYAQKHAEDAAARAALIGTGVERYIAPAGYDDTADHFRTFFNCMRTRQQPTENAVFGYRAAGAALLSLLSMEKGTVVHWDADAMKLKS from the coding sequence ATGTCATTGAATCGCCGCTCATTTTTGCGGAATGCCGGCCTTGCTGCTGCGGGAACACAGATTCCGCTGTTGAGGACCTTTGCCCAGGAACGCCGCCTGGGGCCAAACGACCAGATCCACGTTGCCCTGATTGGTGCGGGCGGACGCGGTCAGTCGATCACGAAATCCGCGCTGACGTTGCCCAACGTCAAACTGCTGGCCGTGGCCGATTGCTACGACGGTCGACTGGCCCACTCCAAGGAGATGTGGGGCAATGACCTGCAGACGACCAAGGATTACAACGAAATCCTGAAGCGCAGCGACATTGACGCTGTCATCATCGGCACGCCGGACCACTGGCACCGCAAGGTTGCCATCGATGCGATGGCTGCGGGCAAGGACGTCTACTGCGAAAAGCCGATGATCCACGAATACGCGGATGGCCCGCTGATGATTGACGCGGCCAAGAAGTACAACCGCGTCATCCAGATCGGATCGCAGCGCGTGTCGTCGATGATCTACATCAAGGCGAAGGAACTGCTGGCTGCCGGTGCTATCGGCAAGCTGAACCTGGTCCAGGGCCACTGGGATCGCAACTCCGCGCAGGGCGCATGGGAATACACCGTGCCGCTGGATGCCAACGAACAGACCTGCGACTGGCCGCGTTTCCAGGGCGCCGCGCCCAAGCATGCATGGGACCCGGAACGCTTCTTCCAATGGCGCAAGTACAAGGATTACGGCACCGGTGTGGCGGGCGATCTATTTGTCCACCTGTTCAGCGGAACGCACTTCATCACCGGCACCAACGGCCCTTCGCGAGCCTATGCCACTGGTGGTCTGCGTTACTGGAAGGATGGCCGCGATGTTCCCGATGTTCTGCTGGGCCTGTATGACTACGGTGACTGGAACCTGGAACTGCGTGTGAACTTCGTCGATGGTGGCGAAGAGAGCGAAGGCTTCACCTTCGTTGGCACGGAAGGCAGCATGGAGATCACCAGCCGCGGCGTCATCGTGAACAAGGTCCCGCGCGAAAAGGGACCGGGTATGAGCATTGGCTCGTTCACCAACGAGATGCAGGCTCGCCTGAAGGCCGACTACGCGCAGAAGCATGCGGAAGACGCCGCTGCCCGTGCTGCGTTGATTGGAACGGGTGTGGAGCGTTACATCGCTCCCGCCGGTTACGACGACACCGCCGACCACTTCCGTACCTTCTTCAACTGCATGCGCACCCGCCAGCAGCCCACGGAAAACGCGGTCTTCGGCTATCGTGCGGCTGGCGCAGCTTTGCTCAGCCTGCTCAGTATGGAGAAGGGCACCGTCGTTCATTGGGACGCCGATGCCATGAAGCTGAAGAGCTAG
- a CDS encoding M13 family metallopeptidase: MKFPACSAIAAVAVFGLGMTASAQQMSLALDGQEASITVPKPAVSMDLAAIDKTADPCTDFYAYACGNWRKDHPIPADKVRFGRFDELQERNVYTVYALLKDAAASPKTPLQTKYGNFFAACMNDDLAEKLGAKPIQPVLAQIDGWSDKKQLAKLVGTLEDVYGTSLFYGFGSQQDQKDSSKQIPGLFQGGISLPDRDYYLQDDERMVTLRKQYVEHVTKMFVLAGDSPEKAAAEAQAVLKIETALAQASMPRVELRDPAKRYHPQPITELQGYTANFQWSDYFTAIKTPVTNLNVGTPDFFKGFNDQIASSSTDDLKSYMRWHVIHGSAGALSKAFDQENFRFFAQTLQGQKEQAPRWKRCTQQTDAALGEAVGADWVAKYFTPEAKKNMQELVHQLEAALGDDIKNLDWMSATTKQEALKKLSAFRDKIGYPEVWRDYSKLEVKRDDRLGNLQRVDIFTDRRDLNKIGKPVNEKEWGMTPPTVNAYYSPAMNDINFPAGILQPPFYDLKIDPAVNYGAIGVVIGHEMTHGFDDQGSKFDPQGNVRSWWTDADKAEFDKRTQCEVDEYGSFEPVPGTKLNGKLTLGENTADNGGLQVAYMAMQKELDKLGPDSRKSIDGYTPEQRFYLGYAQVWCENTRDEAARVRAKTDPHSPGRFRTNGGVQNQANFAKAFSCKQGQPMAPVNACRVW; encoded by the coding sequence ATGAAGTTTCCCGCCTGTTCTGCGATTGCCGCCGTTGCCGTATTTGGCCTTGGTATGACCGCCTCTGCCCAGCAGATGTCTCTTGCTCTGGATGGGCAGGAAGCTTCCATCACCGTTCCGAAGCCTGCGGTATCCATGGACCTGGCCGCCATCGATAAGACGGCCGATCCCTGCACTGACTTTTACGCCTACGCCTGCGGCAACTGGCGCAAGGATCATCCCATCCCCGCAGACAAGGTGCGCTTTGGCCGCTTTGACGAACTGCAGGAGCGCAACGTCTATACCGTCTACGCGCTGCTGAAGGACGCCGCCGCCAGCCCGAAGACACCGTTGCAGACCAAGTACGGCAACTTCTTCGCAGCCTGCATGAATGACGATCTGGCAGAGAAGCTGGGCGCAAAACCAATCCAGCCCGTGCTGGCTCAGATCGACGGCTGGAGCGACAAGAAACAGTTGGCAAAGCTGGTGGGTACGTTGGAAGACGTTTACGGCACATCGCTGTTTTACGGCTTCGGTTCGCAGCAGGACCAGAAGGACAGCAGCAAGCAGATTCCCGGACTGTTCCAGGGCGGTATATCGCTGCCCGATCGTGACTACTATCTGCAGGACGACGAGCGCATGGTCACGCTGCGCAAACAATATGTGGAGCACGTAACGAAGATGTTCGTCCTTGCGGGCGACTCACCGGAGAAGGCCGCCGCCGAAGCTCAGGCCGTGCTGAAGATTGAAACGGCACTGGCGCAGGCCTCGATGCCACGCGTGGAACTGCGTGATCCGGCGAAGCGTTATCACCCGCAGCCGATCACCGAACTGCAGGGCTACACGGCGAACTTCCAGTGGAGCGACTACTTCACTGCCATCAAGACGCCGGTGACAAACCTGAACGTGGGCACGCCGGATTTCTTCAAGGGATTCAACGATCAGATCGCTTCGTCCAGCACCGACGACCTGAAGAGCTATATGCGCTGGCATGTGATTCACGGCTCGGCGGGCGCATTGAGCAAGGCGTTTGATCAGGAGAACTTCCGCTTCTTCGCGCAGACACTGCAGGGCCAGAAGGAACAGGCACCGCGCTGGAAGCGTTGCACGCAGCAGACCGATGCCGCACTGGGCGAAGCTGTTGGTGCGGACTGGGTGGCAAAGTACTTCACCCCCGAAGCCAAGAAGAACATGCAGGAACTGGTGCACCAGCTTGAAGCAGCGCTGGGTGATGACATCAAGAACCTGGATTGGATGAGCGCCACCACCAAGCAGGAGGCGCTGAAGAAGCTCTCAGCCTTCCGCGACAAGATTGGTTATCCCGAAGTCTGGCGCGATTACAGCAAGCTCGAAGTGAAGCGCGATGATCGCCTGGGCAATCTGCAGCGCGTCGATATCTTTACGGATCGTCGTGACCTGAACAAGATCGGCAAGCCGGTAAACGAGAAGGAATGGGGCATGACACCGCCCACCGTCAACGCCTATTACAGCCCGGCGATGAACGACATCAACTTCCCTGCCGGCATTCTGCAGCCGCCGTTCTATGACCTGAAGATTGATCCGGCTGTGAACTACGGCGCCATCGGCGTGGTGATTGGCCACGAGATGACGCACGGCTTTGACGATCAGGGCAGCAAGTTCGATCCGCAGGGCAACGTACGTTCCTGGTGGACAGACGCCGACAAGGCTGAGTTCGACAAGCGCACCCAGTGCGAAGTGGACGAGTACGGATCGTTTGAACCGGTTCCGGGCACCAAGCTGAACGGCAAGCTGACGCTGGGTGAAAACACCGCGGACAACGGTGGCCTGCAGGTAGCCTACATGGCCATGCAGAAGGAACTGGACAAGCTGGGTCCGGATTCGCGCAAGTCCATTGACGGTTACACACCGGAGCAGCGCTTCTACCTGGGCTACGCGCAGGTGTGGTGCGAAAACACCCGCGACGAAGCAGCACGCGTTCGCGCCAAGACCGATCCGCACTCGCCCGGCCGCTTCCGTACCAACGGCGGCGTACAGAATCAGGCGAACTTCGCAAAGGCGTTCTCCTGCAAGCAGGGACAGCCGATGGCACCGGTAAACGCTTGCCGCGTCTGGTAA
- a CDS encoding beta-propeller fold lactonase family protein, with amino-acid sequence MKLSGIGRNVLACAATVGLSLGITSCGSYTVGYLWVMEGQTSSNSAAGTITGYKIDNYSGNLTEMVHSPFPAGGSNPVMGVVKPGGRYLYVLNQGDANNSVSQFSVGGDGVLTFQQAFASQGGTPVWMDISTGGDYLYVLDKVSPDSKTTCASATGLLTAACGAITVFAIDADTGRLSLVQNQSVKNNGTYLTYTSTGPQPTRIKTTSSASVIVVNGDQTVTSLAVGTGGQLTVNANSTQVIDQTQTINITSITLGGSYLYLTDGANNRILQYTVSSAGVLQPVTGGQVANFVSGATPVWTLTDSANKWLYVLNQNNTSTSTSKSSVGAYQILSTGQLQQQGGQLNPYSVGSGPVCMVEDPSKQWVYTSNQDGTVTGYHIDHNQGTLQVLQHGSTFQATGRPACLVVSGITS; translated from the coding sequence ATGAAGTTGAGTGGAATCGGCCGGAACGTTCTGGCCTGTGCGGCAACAGTAGGTCTCTCCCTGGGAATCACCTCGTGCGGCAGCTATACGGTTGGCTACCTGTGGGTAATGGAAGGCCAAACCAGCAGCAATAGCGCCGCGGGCACCATTACCGGCTACAAGATTGATAACTACTCCGGCAACCTGACGGAGATGGTGCATTCGCCCTTCCCGGCCGGTGGCAGCAACCCTGTTATGGGCGTTGTGAAGCCCGGCGGACGCTACCTGTATGTTCTGAATCAGGGCGACGCGAATAATTCCGTTTCTCAGTTCAGCGTCGGCGGCGACGGTGTACTGACTTTCCAGCAGGCATTTGCCAGCCAAGGCGGAACCCCCGTCTGGATGGACATCAGCACTGGTGGCGACTATCTGTATGTTCTGGACAAGGTGTCCCCGGACAGCAAGACCACCTGCGCTTCTGCGACCGGCTTGCTGACGGCTGCATGCGGCGCCATCACAGTTTTCGCGATTGACGCCGACACTGGTCGTCTGTCGCTGGTGCAGAACCAGTCCGTGAAGAACAACGGCACGTACCTGACCTACACCTCGACCGGCCCTCAGCCGACCCGCATCAAGACCACTTCGTCTGCCTCTGTCATCGTCGTCAACGGCGACCAGACGGTGACCTCACTCGCAGTGGGCACTGGCGGACAGCTGACGGTGAATGCGAACTCGACGCAGGTCATCGACCAGACGCAGACCATCAACATCACCTCCATCACTCTTGGTGGCAGCTACCTGTACCTGACCGATGGTGCAAACAACCGCATCCTGCAGTACACGGTTTCCAGCGCAGGCGTTCTGCAGCCTGTAACCGGTGGCCAGGTGGCCAACTTCGTCAGCGGCGCGACCCCGGTCTGGACCCTGACGGATTCCGCCAACAAGTGGCTGTATGTTCTGAATCAGAACAATACCTCCACCTCCACGTCCAAGAGCTCCGTCGGCGCGTACCAGATTCTGAGCACCGGCCAGCTGCAGCAGCAGGGTGGCCAGTTGAACCCGTATTCTGTAGGTTCCGGTCCGGTTTGCATGGTGGAAGACCCCTCCAAGCAGTGGGTGTACACCTCCAACCAGGATGGAACGGTGACGGGTTACCACATCGATCACAATCAGGGCACGCTGCAGGTTCTGCAGCACGGCTCCACCTTCCAGGCAACGGGACGTCCGGCCTGCCTGGTCGTCAGCGGCATCACGAGCTAG